In Pangasianodon hypophthalmus isolate fPanHyp1 chromosome 1, fPanHyp1.pri, whole genome shotgun sequence, the genomic window GGCGATATGGCCTGCAAGGAGTTAACAGTTTTGCAATGTGTTATACATGACATTCATAAAACAGGGCTTTTCTGCTGTTGAGCAAGTCCTAACAAGATGGAAAGGTAATCAATGTGAAATGGACAAACAGCATGCTTGAAACAAATGAGACCAGACATGCCAGAGCTAAAGTTATATCATGTTTGCTGTAGACAGACTACTGCCAAAAAAATCTACTGCAACCAAAAGCCAGCAGCAACTCCCAGCTTATTACCCCTGAGCATAGTGTTTTTCATTCTAACTGGACTCATGTTTATAGAATGGTAAATGTGAGAATGACTCACACCAACAAATTACAGCTTGTTAGATGAACTGATAgatttgttaaaatgaaaatcagaaGGCAAAGAGGTAACCATGGTACCCCCAAAACATAGGAACAATACTGCAGAAAACAGGCCAGAAACACAACTTTGCATAAATcgtaaatgaaaaacatatatacatatgttaaCCCAAACACGTGCCAAGTTGGTAATTTAAAATGTGCTTATTACAGTTTGGAATCATTTGTAGTAATAGCATTAACTGAATAACATTGAAACATTATACACAGAGCATATTCCAgcaaattacaataaaaatgacGGGTAGACAGGTGGGCACGTTTACAATGACGGCACATTTAAGACAAGCATGTGGAGACATGACATGCTCACGAGGTGTAAGCTTATCAGTTGCTCTGATGAGTCAGTGAGATTGTCATGTTGATTCAGCCCTGAGAAGCAGCGCACGATGTGAGCAGTGCTACAGCTTTAGAGCCTTTTGCACAAACAGCTAAATAAAGTAACTACACAAAGCTTTACTTCAATGCAAATACACAAGCAAAGAACACACAGGAACACCAGTCTCTCAAGTCGATTATTTCAGtaaggagatgatgatgatagtcaGGATGAAGTGTCTGATGGAGTGTGGGGGGTTTTTTGATCGGCTTTAGCTGTGACTGATGACTGTATTCACAGCACAAAGTGGACAGTTTATGGTTTGGCAGTTGAGGTTCTTGCGTCTCTGCGGCATCAATCATTGATCAGTGCCAGGATCATGCTGGAATTGAAaccagagacagagtgagtgcgTTAGAGAGCGTGACTTTTTCCAGGCAAGGGGCTAAATGGACAGAGGTTAAACCTGGAGGTAACCGGTACAGAAACCCTAAACAGACAGCAGGGTCCAATTACTGGACAGTTGCTGTTTAacttttcatttgaaaataaacctTGCCTATTAGCTGTCATTTAACTCATTTTATAGATACTATGCATTATTcttcatataaaaaatatctGTCTGTTTACATGTAATTGTATACAACATGGCAttatacaagttttttttatccCATCCCTTCAAAACAACAGAAGacataaatgtgtataatgctATACAGTAATAactaaacattttagaaaacccTGTTCAGACAAACATGTTATGAATATGACATGTCCAACATTACCTTCAAAGCCTACAGTAATGACTTTGTGGTATTACCCATCTTACCCTGGGCTGCGTGGTTAACTGTTGtatgaaatgaataaactagGTCTtggaatgaattaaaaattaaacaaaacaccttgcaatcttttcagaatcaggaacctGCAGattatgtggaaacactgatacgactgaataaaataaagtctcACGCAAAGCCATCATTTAACTCTCCTGCAGTCACTTCGCAGTTAAACATGTTCACAGAAGACTATGAAGACACTAGCCAGACTTGAACTTGTGATAAAAGGACATAACACCACATTAATGAATTCTTACATTATGCTGTACActacattagaaactttgtCAGGAGAGAATATTCTCTTGGTCTGTATTAATGAACTTAATTAGCAAACTAGCTGTccatatgttattacattatgttagctaccacttgTAGTCTGGTCAGTTCCAGGTAAGCAAAACATGGGCCTGGGCATCACACTACAGCTTTCacttgcctggtgggctagctaGACACAAGACCTTAACCATAAACATTCAATAAATACTGATACACTATACGGcctaaaggtttgtggacacctgaccatcacacccatatgtggttcttccccaaactgttgccacaaagttgaaagcacgcAGTTGATTAAAATgactttgtatactgtagcgttacattttcccttcactggaactaagaggctgaaacctgttccagcatgacaatacccctgtgcacaaagcgagctccatgaagacatggtgtgtgaaggttggcgtggaagaactcgagtgtcctgcacagagccctgacctcaacaccactgaacacctttgggatgaactggaacaccgactgaaccccagacttcctcgacatcccaacatcagcgcctgatctcactaatgctcttgtggctgaatgaacacaaatcccaacagccacgcttcaacatctagtggaaagcttcccagaagagtgcaggcttttacagcagcaaaggaaactaaatctggaaagggatgttcagaaagcacatatgcatgtgatggtcaggtgtccacagacagACCGAAGCTGACAAGTTAAAGGTAATTTAGTTCTTGTTTACAGAAGTGTACTTTCCTGTGGTAAGTTTTGATCATCGTGCTGAATTTGTATATACATTCCTACCAAACATGCGAGAGTtgtgaattgattttttttttttttttttttacctgtacAAATAGATGAAAAAGCAGAGTAGGTGGAAGCCTAATTTGATCATGGCCTCCTTCATATGGGACTTTAACTGTCCTCTGTTGTGGATCTCTGTTGGGTCAAACACTCCCATGTTACCCATAGGAACCTTCAGATATcttgtaaaaagaaaacatgtgcAGTTTAGCAACACTTAGTTTTACTGAAGAAAATTCTGTTAGCGACGTTTCCAAAAAGCACTCTTCTGACGACTTGTACAGCTCACCTGTACACGTTCCACGATGCCACAGGTACattgaggaggaaaataaacCAGTGCATGGAGACTAGCATTAGGAACGTGGCCAGAGCTTGGCCGATTAGTTCGGGTATGACCCACTACACACGGGGAAAAATGATGATTAGTCATGTTATTAGACATCATCACAGCATAATgcacatatacaaatacacaataaGGAAGGCAGTTTGGTGGTGTTTAGTGTCAGCTGTTAAGTGAAAGTGGATCTACACTCCAAGTAAAAAGCAACTTGgaaaatttgaatatttaaattcaAGGAGGTCATTTTTCTCTTCCCAGTGTCAGTGACTGTACACTTTACACTGCACAGCTGCTGAACTCAAGACTAAACCTGGGACCAGCTTAACACTTAACATCTGAGGGGTTGGATCAGGtgcaggaaaaacacacacacacatgtgcaggGTATGAGCCAACATGTACCCAGCACACGACCTGCACAGGAAACTGCACTGGAAGGCAACTGATGAGTTGAGAAGTGTGGAGGTGGAACCCTGACTAGctacacattcattcatcctccTCTCTACTGAAAAACCTCATGAACACCTACTTTGTTCAGCTTTGAACAGCAAGCTCGGGCATTAATGTAGTCACACTCAAGATCAGACAGAGTGATGATCTGCATGTAGAGTTAAGGTCAGTTAATACTCATCGACACGTGGAAGAAAAAAGACAGCATGTTGTAATTAGGACAAAAGTCACAATATAGGAAGTTAGCTAACTTCTCGCCAGTTCATTCACCTAGCACAGTAAtgttacagtaataaaatcTGTCAGCTGGTTTAAAGATAAAGACCAGGGTACTGTTACGATCGGGTGAAAAGAACATGTTGTTTGATTCAGACTAAAAGACCTGGAGCAATAAGGTTTTTCGCAATCTCCGTTTCTGAGCCTCGTCTTTGCTAACCAAGCcactgcaaaatgcaaaaaactGCAGGCTAGAATCTACTCACTGTGTCGACGTGACAAATTAAACACAGCGATTAATCTGAAGTAAAGTGCAGTGAAAGGATACAAAGTACACAGACAAGAAAATCAAGGCGCAGCAGTCGACAAGCGACAGGATAAACACAGCGGCTTCCATTTTCAACTTCCCAACCCGCGCCTACTTCCGGTTAAGAGTTCTACTTCCGGTCGAGCTTCTTCTTCGCGTCATTGCACTTTCTAGGACTTACACAGCGCTACTGCCACACAGTGGCCACAACTCACAATTTCTGTGTTAAGATTCCAGGCATGATAGATCATATATACACTGAAAGCAAGACAGGTAGGTCCTGATTCCAGGGGTTTAATTTATCTCTTAACACTGTccgtttaaataaatataattcccAAAAGATAATTGTTTCTCGTGTAGGAGCCAACCTGGTGGAGGAGTTGAAAAACttaagaaaatataataatcGACTCTTGTTTGGCATTATGGCAtgtttaagataaaaaaaaaaccaaaaacctaCAGTAATATTTTTCCATATATAATGTTTGCCTAGTCCTATAATTATATGACTTTGCTAGCGTTTGgtagtataaaaaatatatatatacacaccggtcagccataacattaaaaccactggcacctgtcaaggggtgggatatattagccagcaagtgaacagtcagttctctaaGTTGATGTGtaggaagcaggaaaaatgggcaagcgtgaggatctgagtgactttgacaagggccaaattgtgatgtctagacaactgggtcagaacatctctaaaacagcaggtcttgtggggtgtttctggtatgcagtggttagtacctaccaaaagtgatccaaggaagACAACCGGTGGACCAGTGACAGGATCATGGGCGCCCAAGACTCATTGATGCGCATGGAGAGCAAaggcccatctggtccgatcccacagaagagctactgtagcacaaattgctgaaaaaattaaacctggctctgatagaaaggtgtcagaacacacagtgcatcacagcttgctgcgtagctgcagaccggtcagacaCCGGTAggtgacacgtaccacctacctaaacattgttacagaccaagtacactcgTTCATGGCAACGgcattccctaatggcagtggcctctttcagcaggatcatgcgccctgccacactgcaaaaattgtacaGAAActgtttgagaaacatgacaaagaggcccccaaattccccagatcttgtgctggacaaacaagtctgatccatggaggccgcacctcacaacttacaggacttaaaggatctactgctaatgtcttggtcccagataccacagcacaccttctgAGGTCCtgtagagtccatgcctcgaggggtcagagctgttttggcacattattaggcaggtggttttaatgttatggctgatttgtgtgtgtgtgtatacatatgtactggacatacatatatataagtTCAGCCACACTTTTGTGTTTGTGCTAAGGACGGCATAACAGAGCCCCTAGTGACAATGAGCTGCATTTTTCAGGGATGATGAGCTACAGTGTGCAGGgatgagctgctgtgtgtagggatgatgagctgctgtgtgtagggatgatgagctgctgtgtgtagggatgatgagctacagtgtgtagggatgatgagctgctgtgtgtagggatgatgagctgctgtgtgtagggatgatgagctgctgtgtgtagggatgatgagctacagtgtgtagggatgatgagctgctgtgtgtagggatgatgagctgctgtgtgtagggatgatgagctgctgtgtgcagggatgatgagctgctgtgtgtagggatgagctacagtgtgtagggatgatgagctacagtgtgtagggatgaGCTGCTGTGTGCAGGGATGATGAGCTACAGTGTGCAGGGATGAGCTGCTGTGTGCAGGGATGATGagctacagtgtgtagggatgatGAGCTACAGTGTGCAGGgatgagctgctgtgtgtagggatgatgagctacagtgtgtagggatgatgagctacagtgtgtagggatgatGAGCTACAGTGTGCAGGgatgagctgctgtgtgtagggatgagctgctgtgtgtagggatgagctgctgtgtgtaGGGATGATGAGCTACAGTGTGCAGGGATGAGCTGCTGTGTGCAGGGATGATGAGCTGCTGTGTGCAGGGATGATGAGCTGCTGTGTGCAGGgatgagctgctgtgtgtaGGGATGATGAGCTACAGTGTGCAGGGATGATGAGCTACAGTGTGCAGGGATGAGCTGCTGTGTGCAGGGATGATGAGCTGCTGTGTGCAGGGATGATGAGCTACAGTGTGCAGGgatgagctgctgtgtgtagggatgatgagctgctgtgtgcagggatgatgagctgctgtgtgcagggatgatgagctacagtgtgtagggatgatgagctgctgtgtgcagggatgatgagctgctgtgtgcagggatgatgagctacagtgtgtagggatgatGAGCTACAGTGTGCAGGgatgagctgctgtgtgtaGGGATGATGAGCTGCTGTGTGCAGGGATGATGAGCTGCTGTGTGCAGGGATGATGAGCTACAGTGTGCAGGGATGAGCTGCTGTGTGCAGGGATGATGAGCTGCTGTGTGCAGGGATGATGAGCTACAGTGTGCAGGGATGATGAGCTGCTGTGTGCAGGGATGAGCTGCTGTGTGCAGGgatgagctgctgtgtgtaGGGATGATGAGCTACAGTGTGCAGGGATGATGAGCTACAGTGTGCAGGGATGATGAGCTACAGTGTGCAGGGATGAGCTGCTGTGTGCAGGGATGATGAGCTACAGTGTGCAGGGATGAGCTGCTGTGTGCAGGGATGATGagctacagtgtgtagggatgatGAGCTACAGTGTGCAGGgatgagctgctgtgtgtagggatgatgagctacagtgtgtagggatgatgagctacagtgtgtagggatgatGAGCTACAGTGTGCAGGgatgagctgctgtgtgtagggatgagctgctgtgtgtagggatgagctgctgtgtgtaGGGATGATGAGCTACAGTGTGCAGGGATGATGagctacagtgtgtagggatgatGAGCTACAGTGTGCAGGGATGATGAGCTACAGTGTGCAGGGATGATGAGCTGCTGTGTGCAGGGATGAGCTGCTGTGTGCAGGGATGATGAGCTACAGTGTGCAGGGATGATGAGCTACAGTGTGCAGGGATGAGCTGCTGTGTGCAGGGATGATGAGCTGCTGTGTGCAGGGATGAGCTGCTGTGTGCAGGGATGATGAGCTACAGTGTGCAGGGATGATGAGCTGCTGTGTGCAGGGATGATGAGCTACAGTGTGCAGGGATGATGAGCTGCTGTGTGCAGGGATGAGCTGGTGAACTGCAGGGATGATGGAGCAGAGCGCATTAGTGTCTGAAATGCTGGCGCAGAAGCAGCCGGAGCGGATCAGCCTGGACGTGGACGCGGTGACGGAGCTCCTGCGCTTTCCGGATGTCGATGAAAACAGCGCAGACGGATTGGATCTCAGATGTGTGGAGGAGCTAGTCTCCGACTTCGACGAGAAGTTAAACGCGTGCTTTGGAAACGTGGACGCTAAAGCCGAGCTGATCGATGGCGTGAATCCTCTGACAGAGAGCACTGTGTTAAAAAACGACGAGTAAGTGAAAGAGGGATGTATGCACAGAGCTGGGCTTTATCTGGCCTGGGATCAGAAAGCCTGCAGACCAGGAGATACCGCTGAAGCACTGACCAGCCTTATTTACTGCCTTATTTACTgcctttgtgtatttatttacaccGCACGTGACGCGTTGCGAGCCTCAGCCATATCCTAAAGCGAAGGTTCAGCGCATTGTCTCTGAATCTCACTgatgttcattttatttgtctgtttattcTTTAATCAGGAATGAAACATGTCAGTGTTACAGTGCACCAGTGCACGCTGACCATTTCCTCCATCACCACTCCACCAGCTCAGTGGGTCACGTGACCTCCCCATACCCCTACTGTGTTAAAgcttttgcttaaaaaaaatctgttaatgtGTTGGAGGAAACAGTGTCATTATTTAACCTAATTCTAAATAGgctaaagtaaataaaagagaTCAGAAAAATGGTTAATTAAAGCATTTGAAtatctgaatctttttttttttttttggcattgaGTTCTGCTTGTTGTTTTGAAGTGAAACTCTGACAGTAATAGTGGACATCCTCTCTCTATTCCAGGATCTGGAAGGCTCTGACTGATAACTACGGAAATGTCATGCCAGTGGACTGGAACCAGTCTCGCACCCGCTCACTTCACCTCCCCGTGCTGAACATTGAGGACACGCCAGTGAGTTGAACCCCCATGTGTACCTCAGCTCTCCTGCTCAAAACCCAAAGTGATGTGGCGAGGATTCAGACGAAAactcttttcttctttaaaaaaaaaaaaacaatgtattgTCTGGGTGtatgttactatattacctccccaacagagtttctggattgatggtattcttagtcagTGACGTAGAGAACCAGtctcaggatgtatttattgacggagacttcagagcacttctgtaagtcgctctggataaaggagtctgccaaatgccttacatgtaaatgtaaatgttgtttCAGAGGGTGGATAACGTGACTCTGGATGTGTCTGATGAAGAAGAGCTGAGAGAACAGATGGATATGCACTCCATCATTGTGTCCTGCATTAATGACGAGCCTTTCCTCACTGCAGAACAGGTGCTGTTCGAGATATATGATTTCTgacatatatatgatatatgattcGAGATATATGATTTATGACATGCTTGTGTAGTCAAAGCAAAAAATGTGGGCAGCAGCTTTTGGGACAGCGTTTCCTGCGCTTATTATAGGACtcctattcacaatatgctcatattGATCATCCTTTCAGGTACTGTTAGTTCTgtttagttttatattatacatagtAATGATGTAGAATAGTATGGAATATAGaacagtaatgatttataatcttaCTATCTGGTGTCATCCAGACGAGGATgggagtctggttcctctcaagctatcttcctcatgttgtctcaggtagtttttccttgccactgtcacctcaggcttgctcattagggatctaaatataaatctaaacatCCAGATATCTGcaaagctgcattgtgacaatgtctattgttaaaagcattatagGAATTAAAGGAATTATTAAaggaaattgaattgaattacgTCTTGAAGGCCCtgctgaaaatgtatttttcctgACATCATTACCTATAAAGGTATTACATAGTGATAATAGTATCATTATTTATCATGGTATGCTGTTATACTGTTAAACCATCACACCCCTTTCGATGCAGATATATTGCGTATTCATGGGACCACACTATGTTTTGCAGGTGATTGAGGAGATCGAAGAGATGATGCAGGACTCTCCAGACATGCAGGCAGAGCAGTACCCTACTCAGTCAAACCTGATCCACAGAGCCACTGATCACAGCTATGAGGAGAGTAAGTGCCAGAACACAGGTCTAATAgtgtttttacacttttacattaTCAGCATGTCATTAATGGAAATGCTTAGgtttatttaggattttttaaactgttgttACCTGACTGTGCTAATGTTCTTAATCAACCATGTGAAAAGGTGTTAGTGGGTCAGTGACAGATATATAAAGATCTCAACTTCTTTGGCTTCTGTTGACACAATTTCACACTAATTTCCTGGGACTTATATTACATTTCGTCCCAGTCGACTACCACATTAGTTTCAGGATTGTGACTTACACTTAACCCCTTTTCAATTAATTGCCACTGAATTTCTGCATAAAAGTGCATGTGAAAAAGGGGCTTAGGCGTATTGGAGTGTTTAACAGAATGTATGTTTGCAGGAATAAGGAATCTCAGTGTTGCAGAGCTGAATGAGTTATTGGACGAGGTGGAGACGGCAATCCGTCACTATTCTGAGGAGCTCGTGCAGCACCTGGCTCTTAGAGACGAGCTCGACTTTGAGAAGGAAGTGATGAACTGTTTCATCTCTGTGCTGCTTGATGTACAGAATCTCCAGAAGGAGCACAAAGAACtcctgaaaaagaagaagaaggtgaagAGTGGAGTCAGGGAGCAGAACGGCAGACTACACAGATTACCTGCAAGTGTGAGTGAACACTAGGACTTCTGATGCAAATGAATCCAGTCCATCCAAAtgaatttattacaaattaagGTTCCAACCAACTGTTTACCTGAAccctaaaaagaaagaaagaaagaaagaaatagcatTTAATGTCACATATACAAGTACACTTAAGTACATATACTAACTTGTTTAACTccatttacagtcaggtccataaatattgggacatcgacacaattctaacatttttggctctatacaccaccacaatggatttcaaatgaaacgaacaagatgtgctttaactgcagactgtcagctttaatttgagggtatttacatccaaatcaggtgaacagtgtaggaattacaacagtttgcatatgtgcctcccacttgttaagggaccaaaagtaatgggacagaataataatcataaatcaaactttcactttttaatacttggttgcaaatcctttgcagtcaattacagcccgaagtctggaacgcatagacatcaccagacgctgggtttcatccctggtgatgctctgccaggcctctactgcaactgtcttcagttcctgcttgttcttggggcattttcccttcagttttgtcttcagcaagtgaaatgcatgctcaatcggattcaggtcaggtgattgacttggccattgcataacagtccacttctttcccttcaaaaactctttggttgcttttgcagtatgctttgggtcattgtccatctgcactgtgaagcgccgtccaatgagttctgaagcatttggctgaatatgagcagataatattgcccgaaacacttcagaattcatcctgctgcttttgtcagcagtcacatcatcagtaaatacaagagaaccagttcaaTTGTtccaagttgatcttggtctcatctgtccataggatgttgttccagaactgtgaaggcttttttagatgtcgtttggcaaactctaatctggctttcctgtttttgagacttaccaatggtttacatcttgtggtgaaccctctgtattcactctggtgaagtcttctcttgattgttgactttgacacacatacacctacctcctggagagtgttcttgatctggccaactgttgtgaagggtgttttcttcaccagggaaagaattcttcggtcatccaccacagttgttttccgtgatcttccgggtcttttggtgttgctgagctcaccggtgcgttccttctttttaagaatgttccaaacagttgttttggccacgcctaatgtttttgctatctctctgatgggtttgttttgttttttcagcctaatgatggcttgagccaaaaatgttagaattgtgtcgatgtcccaatatttatggacctgactgtatatgcaCCTTAGATGTAATCTTAACCAAATTTATTTGCCATTTAGCTAAGCATATTAGGCTGCTTTTTAATTACCTCATTTATGTTTTCAGCtagttttcatttcaaaacatgTACTCAAATATCCTTACTGAACAACCAGTGAGAAGAGGAatctaaatcttttaaaatgtgtaaactgTAACCTGAATTTTTCTCACAGGacgttttttttcttgccatgttggctagtgtgtgttgtgtgcaaATACATATGCACCGACTGTATACAATAACTGAGATTGTGAATGAAAATCAGTTTCAgaaatttacaaattaaaaaaaaaacaaaacaaatgtttacatGAAAGTAATAATCTGATTATTAGATTACTAAGATGTcagattattaattaattattaggCTACATATAAACATGGCTACTGTTATTATTCTGTATAATAAAACAGGAGAATTATATTATTTCCCCTCCATGAACTGGTCCCTCTtactttctctgtttttctgtacCTGTTCTGGTGTTTCAGCGCTTCAGCATGGAGAGCATCTCTACTGCTATTCAAAATAGCTTTCGCCAAACTTTCGGGAATATGGGAGGGGAGAAACAGGTGCCTGTGTCCTTTTACTTCCTTTCCACTCTCTCCTTTGCAGTGTTGAATATCAGCTTTAACTCATTgagattttataatttaatgtcTCCATCCCATCTCCAGGAACACCAAAACAGCTACTATCATTTATCCACTCACTAGTGTCTTTTAAACTTTTCCACAGTACCTCACTACAGTCATTCCTTATGAGAAGAAAAATGTGCCTCCGTCAGTCGAAGATCTTCAGGTTCTCACAAAAAGTGAGTATTACCTATACCAGGAATATTCAGACTGCGTCAGCAACTAACCTGACTGTATGGcaacaacagttaccttttaatgcttaaccagtAGTGATTTGTTTAGGCCTATAAATAAGACAGTttgaagtggttttgttttgtagtggtgCTTCATGTTAAAACTTTTGACTAGTGACGTGGtgacacttctgttttttttattttctgtggcGAGAATGAACACATACTGTACTACTCTGCccatttgtctttaaacacTCTGTTTTCATcatcaccttttttttaaacacaacaagACATAGGTTCGCTAATAA contains:
- the cnih4 gene encoding protein cornichon homolog 4 yields the protein MEAAVFILSLVDCCALIFLSVYFIITLSDLECDYINARACCSKLNKWVIPELIGQALATFLMLVSMHWFIFLLNVPVASWNVYRYLKVPMGNMGVFDPTEIHNRGQLKSHMKEAMIKLGFHLLCFFIYLYSMILALIND
- the fez2a gene encoding fasciculation and elongation protein zeta-2: MMEQSALVSEMLAQKQPERISLDVDAVTELLRFPDVDENSADGLDLRCVEELVSDFDEKLNACFGNVDAKAELIDGVNPLTESTVLKNDEIWKALTDNYGNVMPVDWNQSRTRSLHLPVLNIEDTPRVDNVTLDVSDEEELREQMDMHSIIVSCINDEPFLTAEQVIEEIEEMMQDSPDMQAEQYPTQSNLIHRATDHSYEERIRNLSVAELNELLDEVETAIRHYSEELVQHLALRDELDFEKEVMNCFISVLLDVQNLQKEHKELLKKKKKVKSGVREQNGRLHRLPASRFSMESISTAIQNSFRQTFGNMGGEKQYLTTVIPYEKKNVPPSVEDLQVLTKILQAMKDDSDKVPSLLTDYILKVLCPS